The following is a genomic window from Pseudomonas sp. FP2335.
CAGTTGGCGTCTGCCGCTGAAGAGCTGAGCGCGGTCACCGAAGAAGCCTCCAAAGGCCTGCAACAACAAAACAACGAAATCGATCAGGCCGCTACGGCGGTCAACGAGATGACGGCGGCCGTGGAGGAGGTGGCGCGTAATGCGGTGTCCACGTCCGAAGCATCCGGCCAGTCCAACCAGGCGGCGCGGGCAGGCCGCGACCGTGTGGTGGAAACCGTCGAGGCGATCCAGACCATGACCCACGACGTGCAAAACACGGCCGTATTGATCGAAGGCCTGGCGACCCAGGGCCGGGACATCGGCAAAGTGCTCGACGTGATCCGCGCCATTGCCGAGCAGACCAACCTGCTGGCGCTCAATGCCGCCATCGAGGCCGCCCGTGCCGGTGAGGCCGGACGCGGTTTTGCCGTAGTGGCGGACGAAGTGCGCGCCCTGGCCCATCGCACTGCGCAGTCGACCCAGGAAATTGAGAAGATGGTCGCCGGCATCCAGAACGGCACAGGTGAAGCGGTGCAATCGATGCAGCAAAGTAACCAGCGTACGCAAAACACCCTGGAAATGGCCCGCGCCGCCGGTGTGGCGCTGGAGCAGATTACCCAGTCCATCAGCCTGATCAACGAACGCAACCTGGTGATCGCCAGCGCTTCGGAAGAACAGGCGCAGGTGTCCCGTGAGGTGGACCGCAACCTGGTGAACATCCGCGACCTAGCAACCCAGTCGGCAGCGGGCGCCAACCAGACCAGCGCGGCCAGCCATGAGCTGTCGCGCCTGGCAGTGGATTTGAATGGGATGGTGGCCAGGTTCGTTATCTGACTTGGCGTGAAATGAGATCAATAAGGTGGGAGTGGGCTTGTGTGGGAGCGGGCTCCCACATGGGTTTTGTAGGGTGCGAGGGGTTACTGTCTCCAGGCGGCTGAGTTCACCAGATTTTTTGGCTTTTCACCCGCCAATGCCTGCAGCAGATTGTCCACTGCACACCTGGCCATCGCCTCCCGCGTCTCATGGGTCGCCGAGCCGATATGCGGGGTTGCCACCACATTGTTCAGGCGCAGCAACGGTGAGTCGTGACTCAGCGGCTCACGCTCAAACACATCCAACCCCGCCGCGCGAATCGTGCGTTGTTGCAACGCCTGCACCAGCGCCGCTTCGTCCACCACCTTGCCCCGCGAGATGTTGATAAAGATCGTGTCCGGGCCCATCAAGGCGAACTCCTCGGCGCCGATCAGCTTTTCGGTTTCAGCGGTGAGCGGCAATGTCAGGCAGACAAAGTCGGCTTGCTGCAACAGGTCCTGCAAGCTGCGGTACTGCGCGCCAAACCGTGCTTCCACCAGCGGCTTGGGCGAATGGCTGTGATAGAGCACTGGCATGCCAAAGCCGAAGTGCCCGCGCTGGGCCAAGGCTTCACCGATGCGACCCATGCCAATGATGCCCAGGGTCTTGCCGTGCACGTCGCTGCCAAAGTGCGCCGGGCCGATGTTCTTGTGCCACTGCCCGGCGCGCACCATGTCGGCCAGTTCGACCACGCGCCGGGCGGTGGCGAGGATCAGCGCGAAGCCGGTGTCGGCGGTGGTTTCGGTGAGCACGTCGGGGGTGTTGCTGAGCAGGATGCCGCGCGCGGTCAGGTAGTCGATGTCGTAGTTGTCGACCCCCACGGACACGCTCGCCACCGCTTCCAGTTGCGGCGCGAGGTCCAGCAGTTGCGCGTCCAGGCGCAGGCTGGCACCGAGCAGGCCGTGGGCGGTCGGCAGGGCGTCGCGCAGCTTGGCCAAGCCCGGTTCGTCGAGGGCGTCGATCAACGTGACCTCGGCCTGTTCATGCAGGCGCGCCATCAGCGGTGCGGAGAGTTTTTTGTACAGCACAACGGACTTTTTCATGCGGTCTTTACCTTCAAATCCAGGGTTGGCGCCGGCACGCGATCGCTGGCGCCGGGCTTGAGGAAAATCGTCAGCACCACCGACAGCAGCAACGCACCGCTCATCAGCAGGTACGAGGCACCGGGCGAGCCGGTGCTGCTATTGAGGTAACCCACCAGGTACGAACCGCCGAACGAACCAAGGGCGCCCATGCTGTTGATCAGCGCCATGGCGCCCCCGGCGACGTTGGCCGGCAGGATCTCCGGAACGATGGCGAAAAACGGCCCATACGGCGCGTACATGCAGGCCCCGGCGATCACTAGCAAGGTGTAGGACCACCAGAAATGTTCGGCGCCGAGCACGTAGGACGCGTAGAACGCGATGGACGCGATCAGCAGCGGCGGCCAGACGAAGCGTTTGCGTTTTTGCAGCTTGTCCGAGCCCCAGGACACCACGAGCATGCCAATCACCGCTGCCAGATAAGGCAGCGCCGACAGCCAGCCGGCCTCGACCATGTCCATCTGCAAACCGGCTTTGAGGATTGACGGCAGCCACAGCACAAAACCGTACACGCCAATGCTCCAGCAAAAGAACTGCAGCGCGAGGATGATCACCTTCGGCGAGCGGAACGCCTCGGCGTAATTCTTCACCGCCTTGATGCCCACCTGTTCGGCGGCGAGGGCGCTTTGCAGGCTGTGTTTTTCGCTGTCGCTCAGCCATTTCGCATCGTTTGGTCGCTCATCGGCCAGGCGCCACCAGATAAATGCCCACAACACGGCGGGCAGGCCTTCGATGATAAACATCCAGCGCCAGCTGAAATGCTGCACCAGGTAGCCCGACACCACCGACATCCACAGCATGGTCACCGGGTTGCCAAGGATCAGGAAGGTGTTGGCCCGCGAGCGTTCGGCACGGGTAAACCAGTGGCACAGGTACAC
Proteins encoded in this region:
- a CDS encoding methyl-accepting chemotaxis protein, with translation MSLRQLNIAPRAFLGFAFIALLVILLGVFAVNRMTQIRQSSVDMSANQLPSVTYLGNITENVLRLRILSFRVLVNREPASLQEAETRMAALADKVKTAQAGYAALPASADEAALYKTFVTTLDNYSKAQADMLALSRQGQVEEMRALINTRIKEGTDQMGEQLNKLIAMNAANAKQADADAGQSYQGAIMGVIVVAVAAALLTVLLAWLLTRSIVTPLRKAVEVAETIAAGNLSKTIEDDGKDEPARLLSALATMQANLRQTIQHIAGSATQLASAAEELSAVTEEASKGLQQQNNEIDQAATAVNEMTAAVEEVARNAVSTSEASGQSNQAARAGRDRVVETVEAIQTMTHDVQNTAVLIEGLATQGRDIGKVLDVIRAIAEQTNLLALNAAIEAARAGEAGRGFAVVADEVRALAHRTAQSTQEIEKMVAGIQNGTGEAVQSMQQSNQRTQNTLEMARAAGVALEQITQSISLINERNLVIASASEEQAQVSREVDRNLVNIRDLATQSAAGANQTSAASHELSRLAVDLNGMVARFVI
- a CDS encoding D-glycerate dehydrogenase, which produces MKKSVVLYKKLSAPLMARLHEQAEVTLIDALDEPGLAKLRDALPTAHGLLGASLRLDAQLLDLAPQLEAVASVSVGVDNYDIDYLTARGILLSNTPDVLTETTADTGFALILATARRVVELADMVRAGQWHKNIGPAHFGSDVHGKTLGIIGMGRIGEALAQRGHFGFGMPVLYHSHSPKPLVEARFGAQYRSLQDLLQQADFVCLTLPLTAETEKLIGAEEFALMGPDTIFINISRGKVVDEAALVQALQQRTIRAAGLDVFEREPLSHDSPLLRLNNVVATPHIGSATHETREAMARCAVDNLLQALAGEKPKNLVNSAAWRQ
- a CDS encoding MFS transporter — protein: METVKLATRRWWYIMPIVFITYSLAYLDRANYGFAAASGMAEDLMITPGMSSLLGALFFLGYFFFQVPGAIYAQKRSVKKLIFVSLILWGGLATLTGVVSNAYMLIVIRFTLGVVEAAVMPAMLVYLCHWFTRAERSRANTFLILGNPVTMLWMSVVSGYLVQHFSWRWMFIIEGLPAVLWAFIWWRLADERPNDAKWLSDSEKHSLQSALAAEQVGIKAVKNYAEAFRSPKVIILALQFFCWSIGVYGFVLWLPSILKAGLQMDMVEAGWLSALPYLAAVIGMLVVSWGSDKLQKRKRFVWPPLLIASIAFYASYVLGAEHFWWSYTLLVIAGACMYAPYGPFFAIVPEILPANVAGGAMALINSMGALGSFGGSYLVGYLNSSTGSPGASYLLMSGALLLSVVLTIFLKPGASDRVPAPTLDLKVKTA